From a single Paenibacillus sp. FSL R5-0345 genomic region:
- a CDS encoding SDR family oxidoreductase yields MDHHLAGRVALVTGASRGMGREIAESLALHGAKVVVNYANSPGKAEEVVSEIKQKGGEAIAVQADISQMRELEQLFQTTLEAYGQIDILVNNAGIMITKPIASMTEEDFDKQFAINVKGTFFACQQAAKHMSENGRIINFSTSVTGQMFPTYSVYAGTKGAVEQFTRQLAKEFGRKGITINAVSPGPVNTELFTVGKTAEEIANVGNMNSFGRLGEPEDISSVVLFLASKESQWITGQTIRVNGGFI; encoded by the coding sequence ATGGATCATCATTTAGCTGGAAGAGTAGCTTTGGTAACAGGTGCCTCGAGAGGTATGGGACGGGAAATTGCTGAGAGCTTGGCGTTACATGGTGCGAAGGTAGTTGTTAATTATGCAAATAGTCCAGGCAAGGCAGAGGAAGTTGTGAGCGAAATTAAGCAAAAGGGTGGAGAAGCAATTGCTGTGCAAGCGGATATCAGCCAAATGCGAGAGTTAGAACAATTATTCCAAACTACATTAGAGGCTTATGGACAAATTGATATTCTTGTTAATAACGCAGGCATTATGATCACAAAGCCGATTGCGAGTATGACAGAGGAAGACTTCGACAAACAGTTTGCCATCAATGTGAAGGGTACCTTCTTTGCTTGCCAGCAAGCGGCTAAACATATGAGTGAGAACGGACGGATTATAAATTTCTCAACATCAGTTACAGGTCAGATGTTTCCAACCTACAGTGTTTATGCGGGGACAAAAGGTGCAGTGGAACAATTCACACGTCAGTTGGCAAAAGAATTCGGACGGAAAGGAATCACCATTAATGCGGTTTCGCCCGGTCCTGTGAATACGGAGCTTTTTACCGTTGGGAAGACTGCTGAAGAAATTGCTAATGTAGGGAATATGAATTCTTTTGGACGCTTGGGTGAGCCTGAGGATATATCAAGTGTGGTGCTGTTTCTAGCCAGTAAGGAATCACAGTGGATTACGGGCCAGACGATTCGTGTAAACGGCGGATTTATTTAA
- a CDS encoding glycerol dehydrogenase, giving the protein MTQMICSPTKYVQGHGEILKLGDYCLKLGAKRAYAIIDPFIYSIYKADILHSFEINNIPLMLREFKGECSRTQVDEMALELSLKDVEVVLGIGGGKTLDTAKAVSYMSELPVVIVPTVASTDAPCSALSVLYTDAGDFDCYLPLKRNPDMVIADLDIIAKAPARLLVAGMGDALSTFFEARACQQSGATTHAGGTSTIAAFSLARACLDTLLAEGESALQDVKQGITSSAVEHIVEANIYLSGVGFESGGLAAAHAIHNGLTLHQGCRNMLHGEKVAFATIVQLFLEKASDEGIAQVIDFCKSIGLPVTLKELGITDSDTDKLMVVAEASCSQDSPMKNMPFEVQPVDVLEAILAADKRGQ; this is encoded by the coding sequence ATGACACAGATGATATGCTCGCCAACAAAATATGTACAGGGACATGGCGAGATTCTTAAGCTGGGAGATTATTGTTTGAAGCTAGGCGCGAAAAGAGCTTATGCGATTATAGATCCTTTTATTTACTCCATATACAAGGCGGATATCTTGCACAGCTTTGAAATCAACAATATTCCTCTTATGCTGCGCGAATTCAAGGGCGAATGCAGCCGTACTCAGGTGGATGAGATGGCGCTAGAACTTAGTCTGAAGGACGTTGAAGTCGTCTTAGGAATCGGTGGCGGCAAGACGCTGGATACAGCAAAAGCAGTAAGTTATATGTCGGAGCTCCCTGTAGTTATTGTTCCCACAGTGGCCTCAACGGATGCACCTTGCAGCGCATTATCGGTTTTGTATACGGATGCGGGTGACTTTGATTGCTATCTCCCCTTAAAAAGAAATCCCGACATGGTCATCGCAGATTTAGATATTATTGCTAAAGCTCCTGCAAGATTACTGGTTGCTGGAATGGGGGATGCCTTATCCACCTTTTTCGAAGCAAGGGCTTGCCAGCAATCAGGGGCGACTACTCATGCAGGTGGGACAAGCACAATTGCAGCGTTCTCTTTAGCACGTGCTTGTCTGGACACACTTCTCGCTGAGGGCGAATCAGCATTGCAAGATGTTAAGCAAGGAATCACCTCGTCTGCAGTGGAACATATTGTTGAAGCTAATATTTACTTGAGCGGCGTCGGGTTTGAGAGTGGCGGGCTTGCGGCAGCCCATGCCATTCATAACGGACTGACTCTGCATCAGGGATGCAGGAATATGCTACACGGTGAGAAGGTTGCTTTTGCTACAATTGTGCAGTTGTTCTTGGAGAAGGCTTCTGACGAAGGGATTGCTCAAGTCATTGATTTCTGCAAAAGTATCGGACTTCCCGTTACCCTCAAGGAGCTTGGGATTACCGATAGTGATACCGATAAATTAATGGTGGTGGCAGAGGCCAGCTGTTCCCAGGA